The sequence CTTTACGCGCAGACAGCGGACAGCACAGCGACGCAGGAGCCTGCGGAAACCGCCCTGCAAAACGAGGCCGGTTACGGGATCGGGTCGGTGCTGGCGAACGTCTTTTACATGCCGGCCAAGATCACTTATGCCGGTTTGGGTTTGCTCACCGGCGGGCTGGGCTACGTGCTGAGCGGCGGCCGCACTGACGTGGCGAACAACATCATCTATCCGGCCGTCGGCGGTCACTACGTGGTCACTCCGAGCCACCTCAAGGGGACCGAGCCGATCTATTTCGTCGGCGCCCCGGCGCCAGCACCGGAGCCCGAGCGCGCGGCTCAATCATCCGCGGCGCCAGCGAGCGTCACGCGCTAGGCGCCAGTACAGACGCCTCGCTTCGACGACTTTATAAAGTCGAGGAGGGTCGCCACGTCGGTGTCGGCCCTTCCACTCTCTTCTATTTCCCTGATCGCCAGGGAAAGATTCCGGCCTTTTCGAAACAGGATTCGGAATGCTTCCCGGATAGCCCGGATCCGCCGTTCGTCGAATCCTGCCCGCCTCAGGCCCACCACGTTCACACCCCGAACCGTGTGTTGCCAGTCGATAATCGCAAAGGGGGGCACGTCGCGGCTTGTGCCGCTGAGCCCCCGCATCAGGGCGTAGGCGCCGATCCTGACGAACTGGTGCACCACGCAGTTGCCCGAAATAAAGACGTTGTTTCCCACCTCCACGTGGCCGCCCAGCAGGGCCCCGTTCGCCATCACGATGTGATCGCCGAGCCGGCAATTGTGGCCGACATGCGAGGCGGCCATCAGAAAGTTGTCGTCGCCTATGACGGTGGCGGAGTCCGGCGCGGTTCCTCGGTGAATCTGGACGCACTCGCGAAAGACATTGCGATCGCCCACCTTCAGGTACGTGCGATCCCCCCGGTAAGATTTGTCTTGCGGAGGGCAGCCCAGCACCGCGCCCGGGTAGATCTCGTTGTCGCGCCCGATTTCCGTCCAGCCCGTAACGTAGGCATGCGCCATGATCCGGGTGCCGCTTCCGATCCTGACCGCTCCTTCGATGACGGCATAGGGACCGATTTCGACGCCGGGCTCGATCTCTGCCCTGGGGTCGATCACGGCGGTGGGGTGGATGCTCATCGTGGTTGGTTGCGTGGGCCGGCCCCGACTGTTCTGCGGATAGTGATCCGGCCCGGTGTACGGGCCGTCAGCTTCCCGGCCGATCTTCACCTGTCATGAGGCTCATCGTCGTTTTCATCGGCGTCCGCGGGTACGTCCAGCCTGTCGCCGGGAATGCGGTGGCGTTCCTCGATCCAGGCGCCGAGGTCGATCAGCCGGCAGCGTTCCGAGCAGAAAGGACGGTAAGGGTTGTTTTGCCAGGGGGTTTCGGCGCGACAGGTGGGACACTTGACGGTCTGGGGCATGGAATCAGGAACTCAGCGCCGCCGGAGCGAACAGATCCTCGACGCGCAGCCGTCTCGCCATCAAGCCCTGGTCCAGCGAATACTCGATGAACCGCTCGAGATTGGCACGGTTCTTGGCGACACCGTTGGGCCAGGGATCCTCACCGAAGACACTACGCTCCTCTTCGTACAGATGGCGGCCCCAGACGAAACGAGACCAGTTGGGGTCGTCGTAGTACCGCCTGCACGCCTCTTTTGCGCGCTCGAAGGCTTCCATCGTGCTCGGCACCAGCTCCGGGGCACGCGCCAGCACCTCGTCCTTGAAGGCCACGACGTGCATGATTGGATAGTAGCCGTTTTTCCGGAAGTATTGAAGTTCCTCCCGTTTCGGATCGGCGAACAGGCGCTGTATTTTCGGCGATCCGCGAAGCGCCTCCTGCGGCGGATGCGGCATCATCAGGGCGTCGATCTCGCCGGATTCAAGCATGGGGCCGAGCTTTTTCCCCGGGCTTACCAGCTCGATGCTCGCCCCTTCCGGAGGGGTGAACGGAACCGCCTCTTCCTTGGCGACCACCCAAAGCATGCTACGCCAGGGGACCCCATATTCGGCCTGGAGATCCCCCTTCGCCAGCACGGAGAGCGTGGTCTGAAAGGTGCTGAGCCCGACTCGTTTACCGACCAGATCCCGCGGCGAACGAATTCCGGCGCCGGTATTGACCCACATCTGCGACAGGCTGAAAAGCCTTCGCGGGAACACGGGAATGGCCGTAAACGGCATGTTGCGGCTTCGCGCCATCAGGTACGACGAGAGCGACAGCTCGCAAATGTCGAACTCGCCTTTTTGAAGCATCCGCTCGTGGCGGTCGCGGCCGTGCCTGAGCGCTTCGGACTGCCCGACCTCCAGGACCGTCACGTCCGCGCCTTCGATCCGCACCGAGCCGTCGAAAAACGGAACGTGGCGGTCGTAATGCGAGAGCGCCATCGTCAGCTTCGAGTTCGCCATGGGCAGCTCCTCGGGTTGTTACCGACCTTGCTTACTGCATTTTTGCAAAACTTGCCACTCTTCGCGGGAACACCCGGGCCCTGAACCAAGGCTTCATCCTTACCTTGACGGCCGTGACGGTCCCGGCCGGAGCCTAGTCTGTTCCGGAAAGGTGGTCGGCGGGTTGTGGCGGGGATGGGCGGTATCTTTGCCACTTCGGGTGACGAAGCTGCAGGTAGCCGGCCATTCCGGCGGCCGCGAGGAGGTTTCCGGCGACAACCGTCAGCCAGGCCACACCGTCGAAAAGCAGCTTCGCAAAAACAAAGGCCGTGGCGACGAACCCGAAGTGCAGCGCCGCAAAGAGCAGCAGAACCGACAACCAGAGATTCGGGTTCTTGTCGGCCAGCAAGACAAACGCGGCGATCTCACCGAGGACGACGAAGGCCAGCGCATGGAAGCAGAGGTAGGCGAGCAGGAGCTCCAGCGAAAACTGCGCCGGCTCGATGGAACCGTCTGGGGACAACCCGAGAAAAAACACGGTCCCCAGAACGGTGGGCGCATAAAACGGGAGACCACGAGCGGTTTCCAAAAGCAGTGACCACAAGGCCGTAATCGCGGCCCCGATCGCTCCGGCGGCAAGACCGTTCAGCCACACCGCCATCGAACGATTCTTCATGTCCGTCCCTTTCGCGCTTCCGGCGCCGGACGACAAGCGAGAAGGGAGGCCGAAACCGCCGACCCGCAGCCAGAGAAATCGGCGCAGCCTCTGTCTCGCCGTCGATTCGAGGTCGCACGGCCCTCCGCCAGCTCGGTTTCAGGCCGTTAGGGGTGAGGTCGATGATGGGGAATTGCCAAGCCGACAGGAGGGGTCCGTCAGAAATATCTTGCCTATTTGACCGCGAAATCGAGCGGGGCGCAACACCATGGAGCCCGGGGGGGGAGCGTGGCGGGGTCCTGCGGCCCGCGTCAAGGACCGCCTCAAAAAGCGCTCGGCTGGAGGTAAATGTCTCCGCTCTGGCCACTGGCTATGCGCAGGATTTTTTGCCGCTCCGCAGCAACAACGACCGCCGTTTCGGCAACGCCTCCGCCGCAGATGCCGTTCGGCACGACCCCGACGACGTGCTCGCCGTAGGGCACGAAAAGCTCGATTTTTTCCGACGGCGCGAGATCAGCGACCGGAACGGCGTCGAGGAAGACCCGGACGGTGCAGGCCGACCCCATAAAGCCGCTGTCGCGCTTGATGACCAGGCTTCCCGTGTACTGAGCCTGCGACAACCATTGGGGCGCGAGAATCCGTGAAGGGGGTACCACGGCGGCTTGTTGGATCGTGACCGGGCGGGTGGCGCAGGCGAGCACCTGCAGGGCAAGCGACATGATGAGCAACCGCATAATACGTCCTCCTTGCAGGGCCTCCGGCGGCCGTGGAGCATCGGCTGCCGAATTTTACGCGCTCCCCGGCTTCCCTTTCAACGGATTCAGAGCCCGGTCTTCGTTGCGCGAGACCCCTCGCCGCTCGCGAGGCTACGGCGGACTCCGAGGTGAAAACGGAGGGACGCGGCAGAGCTAAAAGGACAGGGCGGGTTTAAGCTTGAAGAGCGCTCAGGCGGCTTTTCGCTGAGCGTGAGACCACTCTTCCGCGATGTGTTCGCGGTCGAGGTACAGTGCGATCGCCGAGCTGAGGACAAAAACTGCGCCCGCGGCGACGGCATTCCAATAAGCCTGGAACACGTCCGTGAACGCCAGAACGTATGGAGAAACAATCAACCAAACTCCGACGATCAGATGAAAAGCAAACCAGTACAGGTTCCTCATAGGCCTCACCTCCTTTCTTCAGGTCGTCAGCTTACGGTTTAGCTCTTGCCGCCTCCGCCTTGAGATCGCGCCAGCCCTGCTACCTCGATCACAGCCGGGCCGGCGAGAAAACAAACCCCCTCGTCGGGGGTTTGCACGTCTGCGAAAGACGCGCCCAAGCGGTTCAGCAAAGCGCGCTTAAGCCGCTTTGAGCTGCTTCACCTCGCCGCCGGCAATCTCGATCGGCACTTTCTTCGCCACCGCTCCTGCCGGAAGAGGAATCGAGATTTCGAGCACGCCGTGCTCGTATTTCGCGGCGATCTTGTCCCGATCAACACCCTCCGGCAAAGAGAGGGTACGCTCGAACTTGCCGTAAGAGGCCTCGGTGTAGCGATAGCCTGCCCGATCCACCTCTTTGCTCGCTTTCCTCTCACCACGAACGGTCAGACGATTCTCCAGGACGGAAACCTCCATGTCTTTGGGATCGACGCCCGGGAGATCCACCCGGATAACGTACTGACCATCCTTCGTGAAGGACTCTACTGCGGGCATCCATGCGGCAAGCGACGAGATACCTCCCCGATCAAAAGAGAACAAGCGGTCGAAGAGCTCGTCGATATCCCGATGCCAGCTCGCGAGTTCCCGAAACGGATCCCATCGAATCAGTGCCGTCATACCGCCCACCTCCTCTCCTCAAAATTTTCCGCCTGAAATTTAAGCACCCGGCAAGCACTGTCAAGAGCCTGGGCGCGCCGTCGTAACGGCGGCCAGGCTCAAAGGGTGCACATCAAAGATGCGCCACGGCCGTGGCGTTATGCCGCCGAAGGGGAGCCCCTGCCGCGCCTGCCGAATGGGGGCATCCACATGATGACCCCCGCCAGGACGCTGATTGTCAATATCACCAGCACAATAGCCGAAACAGCGATCAACACCCCGGCCGCGACAACAAAGAAAAGCCAGACCAAGGAATTCACGAAAAACGAGTAATCATGGCCGTCGAAGCGGTCAAGCGGGAGCCGCTTGACGGGGCGGTTTTGGGCATTAAATTGTCGGCACCGAAAGAAATTTTTCCAGGGCGACTCGATCCGGCGTCTGGATCGGCAGGCCGGTATCGAGGGAGTCGTGAAGCATGCTGCGGCTGAACAACCTCTTGCGCAGGGGCGAGAGAAACACGGCGGAGCCGCCGCCGAAGCCTAGCGTGTCAAAACACAACGGCGGCCGCAAAACCGAAAGCAGGGGCGTGCAGCAGACGCATCCAATCCCGCGCAAGTACCTGGAGCTCGCCCAGGACATGATCGTTTTCGGTTTATGCGCCATGCTGCTCGTCGCCATGGGGATAAAGCTCGTCCACCTGGGAGAGCTCCTGGTCAAGGGCGCTGACTTCTCTCTTGTCGTCGGCGATATCCTTTTCATCCTGGTGCTCGTAGAGCTTTTCCGCCTGTTGCTGATTTACCTGGAGGAGCATCGCGTCTCGGTGGCCACCATGGTCGAAGTGGGCATCGTGGCGACGTTGCGGGAGGTCATCTTGCTCGGCACGCTGCACATCCCCTGGCAGCACCTGCTGGTCGTTTCCGTTTTTATCCTGAGCCTCGCCATGGTGCTCCGCTACGCCGGCCTGCGCTCAACCGGGAGCATTGCCGAGGAGAGATGATCACCCGAGACGACATTCAGGACCTCCTGCAACGCAAACCCGTCCCGGGAAGTCCCGTCCTCAGCGTCTATCTCGATCTCGACCAGAGTAAGGCGAGCAATCTGAGCCGCCGCTTTGAAGTCACGCTTCGAGACATGCTGCGCCGCGTAGAAGCGAGGCTCAAGGACACCGAGCTGGAGAATTTTTCGGCGGACGCCGCTCGGGCGCACGAGCACGTCGCCGCCCTCAGACCCGAGGGGAAAAGCCTCGTGCTTTTCTGCGACCGCTCGGAAGATTTTCTCTGGGCGCGCCAGATCAACGCACCGGTTCGAAGCCAGGCGAACTGGACCGATCGCCCTTACGTTCTCCCGCTGCTCAACATCCTGGACGACTACGAGCGTTACGGAGTGGCGCTTGTCGATAAGGCCCAGGCTCGGCTTTTTACGATCTTTATGGGTGAAATTGAGGAGCAGCAGGAAGCCTGGGCCGATGCCTCGGTCCGGCATGTCAAAACCACCGGAACCGACCACCTTCTCTCGGAGCGCCACTTTCAGCGGCGGGCCGCCACCCACGCGCACTGGCACTTGAAGCGGGTCGCCGAAATGCTCAATGCTGTCGTTGATCGATACGGCTTTGACCGTTTGCTGCTTGCCGGCCCGCCTGAGGCGACCGGCGAATTGCAGTCCCTTCTTTCCAAGCGCGTGCGCGCTCGCGTCGTTGAGCGGATTGCCTTGCCCGTGACCGCAAGCGCGCACGAGGTGCTCCAGGAAACCCTCCGCGTGGAACGGCAGATCGAGCAGGAATTCGAGAAGCGCCTGGTCCGGGAGTTAATTGCAGCCGACGGTCACCAGCCGGCGACGCTGGGCCTGGAGCGGACGATCCAGGCGCTTTGCGAGGAGCGAATATGGCGCCTGGTCTACGCGGCTGGCTTCAACCCCAAGGGCGGTTGCTGCGAGAATTGCAACCTGTTGTTGGCCAGCACCGAAGGCGCCTGCCGTTACTGCGGCGGCGCTGTCCGACCGGTCAGCGACCTCATGGAGCGGATGGCGGAGCGAGTCGTCGAGCAGGACGGTAAAGTCGAACAGGTCCAGGGAGATGCGGCGGAGCTTCTCCGAGGGGCAGGCGGTATCGGCGCATTTTTGCGGTTCTGAGGCGGATTCGAGCGGCATTGAAGAGAAACAACCTCGAAAGGAGCAATAACGAAATGGCCGTCCATTGGAAGCTGGATGTGGATGAAGCGCTGGCGCAAGCTAAAACCGAAAACAAGCCAGTTCTCATCGATTTCAGTGCAGCTCCCGCGTGAGGCGGATGCGTTCGGCTGGAAGCCGAATCCTACGCAGACGAAACGACGTCGAAGTTCATCGACGAGAATTTCGTTCCTGTCCAGGCGCATATCAAAAAGCATCCCGGTTATTTTCATCGCTTTGGCGTGCTGTGGACGCCGACCGTGGTTGTTCTGGATTCGGACGGAGCCGAGCGGGCAAGAAGCGAGGGCTATCTGCCGAACGCCGAGTTTCGCGCT is a genomic window of Candidatus Zixiibacteriota bacterium containing:
- the lpxA gene encoding acyl-ACP--UDP-N-acetylglucosamine O-acyltransferase; the protein is MKIGREADGPYTGPDHYPQNSRGRPTQPTTMSIHPTAVIDPRAEIEPGVEIGPYAVIEGAVRIGSGTRIMAHAYVTGWTEIGRDNEIYPGAVLGCPPQDKSYRGDRTYLKVGDRNVFRECVQIHRGTAPDSATVIGDDNFLMAASHVGHNCRLGDHIVMANGALLGGHVEVGNNVFISGNCVVHQFVRIGAYALMRGLSGTSRDVPPFAIIDWQHTVRGVNVVGLRRAGFDERRIRAIREAFRILFRKGRNLSLAIREIEESGRADTDVATLLDFIKSSKRGVCTGA
- a CDS encoding DNA gyrase inhibitor YacG; this translates as MPQTVKCPTCRAETPWQNNPYRPFCSERCRLIDLGAWIEERHRIPGDRLDVPADADENDDEPHDR
- a CDS encoding ABC transporter substrate-binding protein, translating into MANSKLTMALSHYDRHVPFFDGSVRIEGADVTVLEVGQSEALRHGRDRHERMLQKGEFDICELSLSSYLMARSRNMPFTAIPVFPRRLFSLSQMWVNTGAGIRSPRDLVGKRVGLSTFQTTLSVLAKGDLQAEYGVPWRSMLWVVAKEEAVPFTPPEGASIELVSPGKKLGPMLESGEIDALMMPHPPQEALRGSPKIQRLFADPKREELQYFRKNGYYPIMHVVAFKDEVLARAPELVPSTMEAFERAKEACRRYYDDPNWSRFVWGRHLYEEERSVFGEDPWPNGVAKNRANLERFIEYSLDQGLMARRLRVEDLFAPAALSS
- a CDS encoding SPW repeat protein, translating into MRNLYWFAFHLIVGVWLIVSPYVLAFTDVFQAYWNAVAAGAVFVLSSAIALYLDREHIAEEWSHAQRKAA
- a CDS encoding Hsp20/alpha crystallin family protein — encoded protein: MTALIRWDPFRELASWHRDIDELFDRLFSFDRGGISSLAAWMPAVESFTKDGQYVIRVDLPGVDPKDMEVSVLENRLTVRGERKASKEVDRAGYRYTEASYGKFERTLSLPEGVDRDKIAAKYEHGVLEISIPLPAGAVAKKVPIEIAGGEVKQLKAA
- a CDS encoding phosphate-starvation-inducible PsiE family protein, with product MSKHNGGRKTESRGVQQTHPIPRKYLELAQDMIVFGLCAMLLVAMGIKLVHLGELLVKGADFSLVVGDILFILVLVELFRLLLIYLEEHRVSVATMVEVGIVATLREVILLGTLHIPWQHLLVVSVFILSLAMVLRYAGLRSTGSIAEER
- a CDS encoding VLRF1 family aeRF1-type release factor — its product is MITRDDIQDLLQRKPVPGSPVLSVYLDLDQSKASNLSRRFEVTLRDMLRRVEARLKDTELENFSADAARAHEHVAALRPEGKSLVLFCDRSEDFLWARQINAPVRSQANWTDRPYVLPLLNILDDYERYGVALVDKAQARLFTIFMGEIEEQQEAWADASVRHVKTTGTDHLLSERHFQRRAATHAHWHLKRVAEMLNAVVDRYGFDRLLLAGPPEATGELQSLLSKRVRARVVERIALPVTASAHEVLQETLRVERQIEQEFEKRLVRELIAADGHQPATLGLERTIQALCEERIWRLVYAAGFNPKGGCCENCNLLLASTEGACRYCGGAVRPVSDLMERMAERVVEQDGKVEQVQGDAAELLRGAGGIGAFLRF